In one Streptomyces marincola genomic region, the following are encoded:
- a CDS encoding UvrD-helicase domain-containing protein: MRFHADLHIHSKYSRACSRDCDLEHLTWWARRKGITLVGTGDVTHPAWFDHLTDSLVPAEPGLYRLRDDLDADISRRLPPNLAARPVRFMLSVEISTIYKRDGRTRKVHHLVYLPDLAAAAEFNRRLARIGNIASDGRPILGLDSRDLLEIALECSADAYLVPAHVWTPWFAVLGSKSGFDAIEDCYADLAGHIFALETGLSSDPEMNWRVSGLDRYRLVSNSDAHSPPMLGRETTLFDTELSYWAVRSALETGKGHAGTVEFFPEEGKYHTDGHRKCGVRTDPAETIALGGRCPECGKPLTVGVLSRVEELADRAAPVRPAGAAGFHSLVPLPEIVGEIAGVGPRSKRVLREIDTLTAALGPELSVLLHVPVEDIAAHSEPLGEAVARLRRGEVIREAGFDGEYGVIRLFEPGELRRRAAGATPALFDDALFDAAGPGAGTETGAGTETGAGTETGAGAAVPAQRRPATRPERGPGAQPAADAAAQRARASADGAPFGLDPDQEAAAAVTEGPLLIVAGPGTGKTRTLTHRIARLVTEHGVPARHCLAITFTRRAAEEMRERLTALVPAHARELTIATFHSLGLAILREQHERAGLVADFAVTEELDGFQPDLVDFDDLIDLPLALLDADPELAAAYRDRYRWISVDEYQDVDERQYRLLRHLAPPDGNLTAIGDPDQSIYRFRGADVGFFLRFREDFPGARTVSLTRNYRSAAPVLTAALRVIEPATLVPGRVLRPLGAHGGAPVGVYAAGGEQAEATFVARTVEELLGGATFHARDSGWAETEGAEGLGFSDFAVLYRTDRQARAVIEALTRAGLPFQKRSHDRLADRPGVPEVLAALAAGRTWERLRQDEDAAVRSAVELLWPLARRCEGDEQRFRDELALGVEVDAWDPRADRISLLTLHAAKGLEFPVVFVVGCEDGLLPLRWPGAEQDPEDEAEERRLLFVGMTRARRRLYLSHAAQRARHGAARAARRSPFLDRLDGLGAGTVGAVGAVPGQRSRDTQLRLM, encoded by the coding sequence ATGCGCTTCCATGCCGACCTGCATATTCATTCCAAGTACTCCCGGGCGTGCAGCAGGGATTGCGACCTTGAGCATCTGACCTGGTGGGCGCGCCGCAAGGGGATCACGCTCGTGGGCACGGGCGATGTGACGCACCCGGCCTGGTTCGACCACCTGACGGACAGTCTGGTCCCCGCCGAGCCCGGTCTGTACCGGCTCAGGGACGATCTCGACGCGGACATCTCCAGGCGGCTGCCGCCGAATCTCGCCGCGCGGCCGGTGCGCTTCATGCTGTCGGTGGAAATTTCCACTATTTACAAACGCGACGGCCGCACCCGCAAGGTGCACCACCTGGTGTACCTGCCGGATCTGGCCGCCGCCGCCGAGTTCAACCGGCGGCTGGCGCGCATCGGCAACATCGCGTCCGACGGCCGGCCGATCCTCGGCCTCGACTCGCGCGATCTGCTGGAGATCGCCCTGGAGTGCAGCGCGGACGCGTACCTGGTGCCCGCGCACGTGTGGACGCCGTGGTTCGCGGTGCTCGGCTCGAAGTCGGGGTTCGACGCGATCGAGGACTGCTACGCCGACCTGGCGGGGCACATCTTCGCTCTTGAGACGGGGCTTTCGAGCGACCCGGAGATGAACTGGCGCGTCTCGGGACTCGATCGGTACCGCCTGGTCAGCAACTCGGACGCGCACTCGCCGCCCATGCTCGGCCGCGAGACGACTCTTTTCGACACCGAACTGTCCTACTGGGCGGTCCGTTCCGCGCTGGAGACCGGCAAGGGGCATGCGGGAACGGTCGAGTTCTTCCCCGAGGAGGGCAAGTACCACACCGACGGGCACCGCAAGTGCGGCGTGCGCACGGACCCGGCGGAGACCATCGCGCTCGGCGGTCGCTGCCCCGAGTGCGGCAAGCCGCTGACCGTCGGAGTGCTCAGCCGCGTCGAGGAGTTGGCCGATCGGGCCGCGCCGGTGCGCCCCGCGGGCGCGGCCGGGTTCCACAGCCTGGTGCCGCTGCCGGAGATCGTGGGCGAGATCGCGGGGGTGGGGCCGCGCAGCAAACGGGTGCTGCGCGAGATCGACACGCTGACCGCCGCGCTCGGGCCCGAGCTCTCCGTGCTGCTGCATGTTCCGGTCGAGGACATCGCCGCGCACTCGGAGCCGCTGGGCGAGGCCGTGGCGAGGCTGCGGCGCGGAGAGGTGATCAGGGAGGCCGGGTTCGACGGCGAGTACGGGGTGATCCGGCTGTTCGAGCCGGGCGAGTTGCGCCGCAGGGCGGCCGGGGCGACCCCGGCGCTGTTCGACGACGCGCTGTTCGACGCCGCCGGGCCCGGCGCGGGAACGGAGACCGGCGCGGGAACGGAGACCGGCGCGGGAACGGAGACCGGCGCGGGCGCCGCCGTGCCCGCGCAACGGCGGCCGGCCACGCGCCCTGAGCGCGGCCCGGGCGCGCAGCCGGCGGCGGACGCCGCCGCGCAACGCGCCCGGGCGAGCGCGGACGGCGCGCCGTTCGGCCTCGATCCCGACCAGGAGGCCGCCGCCGCGGTGACCGAGGGCCCCCTGCTGATCGTCGCGGGCCCCGGCACGGGGAAGACCAGGACGCTCACGCACCGCATCGCGCGCCTGGTCACCGAGCACGGCGTGCCGGCACGGCACTGCCTGGCCATCACCTTCACCCGCCGCGCGGCCGAGGAGATGCGCGAACGCCTCACCGCGCTCGTTCCCGCGCACGCGCGGGAACTGACCATCGCCACGTTCCACTCACTCGGCCTGGCCATCCTGCGCGAGCAGCACGAACGGGCCGGGCTCGTGGCCGACTTCGCGGTCACCGAGGAACTGGACGGATTCCAGCCCGACCTGGTCGACTTCGACGACCTCATCGATCTGCCGCTCGCGCTGCTGGACGCCGACCCGGAACTGGCCGCCGCCTACCGCGACCGGTACCGGTGGATCTCCGTGGACGAGTACCAGGACGTGGACGAACGCCAGTACCGGCTGCTGCGCCACCTCGCTCCCCCGGACGGCAACCTGACCGCGATCGGCGACCCCGACCAGTCCATCTACCGCTTCCGGGGCGCCGACGTGGGGTTCTTCCTGCGGTTCCGCGAGGACTTCCCCGGCGCCCGCACGGTCTCGCTGACCCGCAACTACCGCTCGGCCGCGCCCGTGCTGACGGCCGCGCTGCGCGTGATCGAACCCGCCACGCTGGTGCCGGGGCGCGTGCTGCGCCCGCTGGGGGCGCACGGCGGCGCGCCGGTCGGCGTGTACGCGGCGGGGGGCGAGCAGGCGGAGGCGACGTTCGTGGCGCGTACCGTCGAGGAGCTGCTCGGTGGCGCGACGTTCCACGCGCGGGACAGCGGCTGGGCGGAGACGGAGGGCGCGGAGGGCCTCGGGTTCTCCGACTTCGCCGTGCTGTACCGGACGGACCGGCAGGCGCGCGCCGTGATCGAGGCGCTGACGCGCGCCGGGCTGCCGTTCCAGAAGCGGTCGCACGACCGGCTCGCGGACCGCCCCGGGGTACCCGAGGTGCTCGCGGCGCTGGCGGCGGGTCGCACCTGGGAGCGGCTGCGGCAGGACGAGGACGCCGCGGTCCGGTCGGCCGTCGAGCTGCTGTGGCCGCTGGCGCGGCGCTGCGAGGGTGACGAGCAGCGGTTCAGGGACGAACTCGCGCTGGGGGTCGAGGTGGACGCCTGGGACCCGCGCGCGGACCGGATCTCGCTGCTGACCCTGCACGCGGCCAAGGGGCTGGAATTCCCCGTGGTGTTCGTCGTGGGCTGCGAGGACGGCCTGCTGCCGCTGCGCTGGCCGGGCGCGGAGCAGGACCCGGAGGACGAGGCGGAGGAACGGCGGCTGCTGTTCGTCGGCATGACGCGGGCCCGGCGGCGGCTGTACCTGAGCCACGCGGCGCAGCGGGCGCGGCACGGAGCGGCGCGCGCGGCACGCCGCTCCCCGTTCCTCGACCGGCTCGACGGGCTGGGCGCCGGCACGGTCGGTGCCGTGGGGGCGGTGCCCGGGCAGCGGTCGCGGGACACGCAGCTGCGCCTCATGTAG
- a CDS encoding DUF2264 domain-containing protein, which yields MTHDPAGPAPDTERSPHTGLTRAHWEHTADRLLGAVRRHARPGNALIDLPGPPSGSGTWSDGLEGFARTFLLAAFRAAHAPEDEAARILAPWAEGLAHGSDPAAPHRWPRPADVRQARVEAASIAIGLHETRHLLWDRLPDPVRERLCDWLSDLAGAEVPPNNWVWFRAVTAAFLRSVGAPHSAADIEHAIAETDGWYLGHGWYTDGRRTNVDHYNGWAMHLYPLWYCRVSGADAEPGLRERYRERLRAFLTDAAHLVAGDGAPLHQGRSLTYRFAAAAPFWNGVLFGADPLPPGLARRAASGMLRHFTERGALEPDGLLSLGWHRPFEPVRQRYSGPASPYWASKGFSGLLLPPDHPAWTVREAPLPVERGGFTRVLPAPGWVVSGTAADGVIRVANHGTEHSNGYEPFYSRAAYTTHTSPDVADDAPGNRTSVLAADGTPSRRGPLRRVLAEGRTAVSRHRATWPDEEARDREAPGPWVTEAAVLNGPWEVRLVALAPGRRVRIGGHALAADEPPAGHGGAVRRADGLTSGLVAPGGGGEARLHRAEGVNAFGRYSATPVYEAAGPLHAVAVFLGATADGTLPPAPAWETAPASAPGSVQVTVRWPDGSTDSVVLPAP from the coding sequence GTGACGCACGACCCGGCCGGACCCGCACCCGACACCGAACGCTCCCCGCACACCGGCCTGACCCGCGCCCACTGGGAGCACACCGCCGACCGGCTGCTCGGCGCGGTGCGCCGCCACGCCCGCCCGGGGAACGCCCTGATCGACCTGCCGGGCCCGCCCAGCGGTTCCGGCACGTGGAGCGACGGACTCGAAGGCTTCGCGCGCACGTTCCTGCTCGCCGCGTTCCGCGCCGCGCACGCCCCCGAGGACGAGGCGGCGCGCATCCTCGCGCCGTGGGCCGAGGGCCTGGCGCACGGCAGCGACCCGGCGGCGCCCCACCGCTGGCCGAGGCCCGCCGACGTCAGGCAGGCGCGCGTGGAGGCCGCGTCCATCGCGATCGGCCTGCACGAGACCCGGCACCTGCTGTGGGACCGGCTGCCCGACCCCGTGCGCGAACGCCTCTGCGACTGGCTCTCCGACCTCGCGGGCGCCGAGGTGCCGCCGAACAACTGGGTCTGGTTCCGCGCGGTCACCGCCGCGTTCCTCCGTTCGGTCGGCGCGCCGCACTCGGCCGCCGACATCGAGCACGCCATCGCGGAGACCGACGGCTGGTACCTGGGCCACGGCTGGTACACCGACGGCCGGCGCACCAACGTCGACCACTACAACGGCTGGGCCATGCACCTCTACCCGCTGTGGTACTGCCGCGTCTCGGGGGCCGACGCGGAGCCGGGACTGCGCGAGCGCTACCGCGAACGGCTGCGCGCGTTCCTCACCGACGCCGCGCACCTGGTGGCGGGCGACGGCGCGCCGCTGCACCAGGGCCGTTCCCTCACGTACCGGTTCGCCGCCGCCGCGCCGTTCTGGAACGGCGTGCTGTTCGGCGCCGACCCGCTGCCGCCAGGACTCGCCCGCCGCGCGGCGAGCGGCATGCTGCGGCACTTCACCGAGCGCGGCGCGCTGGAGCCCGACGGGCTGCTGTCCCTCGGCTGGCACCGGCCGTTCGAGCCCGTGCGCCAGCGCTACTCGGGGCCGGCCTCGCCCTACTGGGCGAGCAAGGGGTTCAGCGGCCTGCTGCTGCCGCCCGACCACCCCGCGTGGACCGTGCGCGAGGCACCGCTGCCCGTCGAGCGGGGCGGCTTCACCCGCGTACTGCCCGCCCCCGGCTGGGTGGTCTCCGGCACCGCGGCGGACGGCGTGATCCGCGTGGCCAACCACGGCACGGAACACAGCAACGGCTACGAGCCGTTCTACTCCCGCGCCGCCTACACCACCCACACCTCGCCCGATGTCGCCGACGACGCGCCCGGCAACAGGACCTCGGTGCTGGCCGCCGACGGGACGCCGTCGCGGCGCGGGCCGCTGCGGCGCGTGCTGGCCGAGGGCCGCACGGCGGTCTCCCGGCACCGCGCGACGTGGCCGGACGAGGAGGCCCGGGACCGGGAGGCGCCGGGCCCGTGGGTGACCGAGGCGGCGGTGCTCAACGGCCCGTGGGAGGTGCGCCTCGTGGCCCTCGCGCCGGGGCGGCGGGTCAGGATCGGCGGCCACGCGCTCGCGGCCGACGAGCCGCCGGCCGGACACGGCGGAGCCGTCCGCCGCGCCGACGGGCTGACCAGCGGCCTGGTCGCGCCCGGCGGCGGGGGCGAGGCGCGGCTGCACCGCGCCGAGGGCGTCAACGCGTTCGGCCGGTACAGCGCCACCCCCGTGTACGAGGCGGCCGGACCGCTGCACGCCGTGGCCGTCTTCCTCGGCGCGACGGCCGACGGAACGCTCCCGCCCGCGCCCGCCTGGGAGACCGCGCCGGCGTCCGCGCCGGGGAGCGTGCAGGTGACCGTCCGCTGGCCGGACGGCAGCACCGACTCGGTGGTGCTGCCCGCGCCCTGA
- a CDS encoding ADP-ribosylglycohydrolase family protein has protein sequence MTGPAGHALWGRAEQQDFRSRVRGCLLGGAIGDALGAGIEFDSLAAIRERHGPAGVTDYVPAYGRRGAVTDDTQMTLFTVDGLIRAHVRRDTGAWHPPTDVHAAYRRWYATQREWGPDERRAGDGWLARQEWLYAQRAPGRACLSGLADAAMGTVDRPKNPESKGCGTVMRSAPFGLLVGWEPQLVFQLAVECAAQTHGHPTGVLAAGAFAAIVHALVRGDDLDTAVQKALVHLAARPGHEETTAALRQALGAVRQGMPSPERVESLGEGWTAEEALAIGVYCALVAEDVGHGLLLAVNHGGDSDSTGSVCGNLLGALHGETALPPAWLAELEGRAAIAELADDFAMEMTQGPALHGPADSARVWLERYPRA, from the coding sequence GTGACCGGCCCGGCCGGGCACGCGCTGTGGGGGCGCGCGGAGCAGCAGGACTTCCGCAGCCGTGTGCGCGGCTGCCTGCTGGGCGGCGCGATAGGTGACGCGCTGGGCGCGGGCATCGAGTTCGACTCGCTCGCCGCGATACGCGAACGGCACGGCCCGGCCGGCGTCACCGACTACGTGCCCGCCTACGGCAGGCGCGGCGCCGTCACGGACGACACGCAGATGACGCTGTTCACCGTCGACGGCCTGATCCGTGCCCACGTGCGCCGCGACACCGGCGCCTGGCACCCGCCGACCGACGTGCACGCCGCCTACCGCCGCTGGTACGCGACCCAGCGCGAGTGGGGCCCGGACGAACGCCGGGCGGGCGACGGCTGGCTGGCGCGCCAGGAATGGCTGTACGCGCAGCGGGCCCCCGGCCGGGCCTGCCTGAGCGGCCTCGCCGACGCCGCGATGGGCACGGTCGACCGGCCCAAGAACCCCGAGTCCAAGGGCTGCGGAACGGTCATGCGCTCGGCGCCGTTCGGACTGCTCGTGGGGTGGGAGCCGCAACTGGTGTTCCAGCTGGCCGTGGAGTGCGCGGCCCAGACGCACGGCCACCCCACGGGCGTGCTCGCGGCCGGCGCGTTCGCGGCCATCGTGCACGCCCTGGTGCGCGGGGACGACCTCGACACGGCGGTGCAGAAGGCGCTGGTGCACCTCGCGGCCAGGCCGGGGCACGAGGAGACGACCGCCGCGCTGCGGCAGGCGCTCGGCGCGGTGCGGCAGGGCATGCCGAGCCCGGAGCGCGTGGAGTCGCTGGGGGAGGGGTGGACGGCCGAGGAGGCGCTGGCCATCGGCGTGTACTGCGCGCTGGTCGCCGAGGACGTGGGCCACGGGCTGCTGCTCGCGGTCAACCACGGCGGCGACTCGGACTCCACCGGGTCCGTCTGCGGCAACCTGCTCGGCGCCCTGCACGGCGAGACCGCCCTGCCGCCCGCGTGGCTCGCCGAGCTGGAGGGGCGTGCCGCCATCGCGGAACTGGCCGACGACTTCGCCATGGAGATGACGCAGGGGCCGGCCCTGCACGGGCCCGCCGACTCGGCCCGCGTCTGGCTGGAACGCTACCCGCGGGCCTGA
- a CDS encoding bifunctional FO biosynthesis protein CofGH, whose amino-acid sequence MTTSAQGPTANAMRRALRRARDGVSLDVAEAAVLLQARGDDLVTLAGAAARVRDAGLEAAGRPGVITYSKKVFIPLTRLCRDRCHYCTFVTVPGKLRREGHGMFLSPDEVLDIARRGAALGCKEALFTLGDKPEDRWPEAREWLDAAGYDDTLAYVRAMAVRVLEETGLLPHLNPGVLSWTDFQRLKPVAPSMGMMLETTATRLWSEPGGPHHGSPDKEPAVRLRVLHDAGRSSVPFTTGLLIGIGETYEERAESVLELRRVARAYRGVQEVIVQNFRAKPDTAMRAMPDAELQELAAAVAVTRLLLGPDARVQAPPNLVDDEYALLISAGIDDWGGVSPLTPDHVNPERPWPQIDDLARRTAAAGFELRERLTIYPEFIRRGEPWLDPRLLPHVTALADPATGLAREDALPAGLPWQEPDEPLSDTGRTDLHRSIDTEGRTGDRRADFDEVYGDWAALAEAAAPGMAPERIDGDVRAALATAADDPRRLTDEQALALLHAEGPALDALCRVADDLRRSVVGDEVTYIVTRNINFTNVCYTGCRFCAFAQRRTDADAYTLSLDQVAERAAQAWEVGAVEVCMQGGIHPDLPGSAYFDIARAVKERVPGIHVHAFSPMEVVNGATRTGLSVRDWLTAAKEAGLDSIPGTAAEILDDEVRWVLTKGKLPAATWIDVVSTAHELGLRSSSTMMYGHVDQPRHWLGHLRTLARMQRANEEKGVPGFTEFVTLPFIHTNAPVYLAGIARPGPTRRDNLAVTAMARLLLHPHITNIQTSWVKLGTEGAAEMLRSGANDLGGTLMEETISRMAGSAYGSYRSVADLRAIAEAAGRPSRLRTTTYGEVGAERTERALAADGHLPKLLPVVGAGAGA is encoded by the coding sequence ATGACGACGAGCGCTCAGGGACCGACAGCGAACGCGATGCGGCGCGCCCTGCGCCGGGCCAGGGACGGGGTGTCCCTGGACGTGGCGGAGGCGGCCGTGCTGCTCCAGGCGCGGGGCGATGACCTGGTCACGCTGGCCGGGGCCGCGGCCCGGGTCAGGGACGCGGGTCTCGAAGCGGCGGGGCGGCCGGGAGTGATCACCTACTCCAAGAAGGTGTTCATTCCGCTGACCAGGCTCTGCCGGGACCGTTGCCACTACTGCACCTTCGTGACCGTTCCGGGCAAGCTGCGCCGGGAGGGGCACGGCATGTTCCTGTCCCCGGACGAGGTGCTCGACATCGCGCGCCGCGGCGCGGCGCTCGGCTGCAAGGAAGCCCTGTTCACCCTCGGCGACAAGCCCGAGGACCGGTGGCCCGAGGCCCGCGAGTGGCTGGACGCGGCCGGCTACGACGACACGCTCGCCTACGTGCGGGCCATGGCCGTGCGCGTGCTTGAGGAGACCGGGCTGCTGCCGCACCTGAACCCGGGTGTGCTGTCCTGGACCGACTTCCAGCGGCTCAAGCCCGTCGCGCCCTCCATGGGCATGATGCTGGAGACGACGGCGACCCGCCTGTGGTCGGAGCCGGGCGGCCCGCACCACGGCTCGCCCGACAAGGAGCCCGCCGTGCGCCTGCGCGTCCTGCACGACGCGGGCCGTTCCAGCGTGCCGTTCACCACCGGGCTCCTCATCGGCATCGGCGAGACCTACGAGGAACGCGCCGAGTCCGTCCTCGAACTGCGGCGCGTCGCGCGTGCCTACCGCGGCGTGCAGGAGGTCATCGTCCAGAACTTCCGCGCCAAGCCCGACACCGCGATGCGCGCGATGCCCGACGCGGAACTCCAGGAACTCGCCGCGGCCGTCGCCGTCACCCGCCTGCTGCTCGGCCCCGACGCCCGCGTGCAGGCCCCGCCGAACCTGGTGGACGACGAGTACGCCCTGCTGATCTCCGCGGGCATCGACGACTGGGGCGGCGTCTCGCCGCTCACCCCCGACCACGTCAACCCCGAGCGGCCCTGGCCGCAGATCGACGACCTCGCGCGGCGCACCGCGGCGGCCGGCTTCGAGCTGCGCGAACGGCTCACCATCTACCCGGAGTTCATCCGGCGCGGCGAACCGTGGCTCGACCCGCGCCTGCTGCCGCACGTCACCGCGCTGGCCGACCCGGCCACCGGCCTGGCCCGCGAGGACGCGCTGCCCGCGGGCCTGCCGTGGCAGGAGCCCGACGAGCCGCTGTCCGACACGGGACGCACCGACCTGCACCGTTCGATCGACACCGAGGGCCGCACCGGCGACCGGCGGGCCGACTTCGACGAGGTGTACGGCGACTGGGCCGCGCTCGCCGAGGCCGCCGCGCCCGGCATGGCGCCCGAACGCATCGACGGCGACGTCCGCGCGGCCCTCGCCACCGCGGCGGACGACCCGAGGCGGCTCACGGACGAGCAGGCGCTCGCCCTGCTGCACGCCGAGGGCCCGGCCCTCGACGCCCTGTGCCGCGTGGCCGACGACCTGCGGCGTTCCGTCGTGGGCGACGAGGTCACCTACATCGTCACCCGCAACATCAACTTCACCAACGTCTGCTACACCGGCTGCCGCTTCTGCGCGTTCGCGCAGCGCCGCACCGACGCCGACGCCTACACCCTCTCCCTCGACCAGGTCGCGGAACGGGCCGCGCAGGCGTGGGAGGTCGGCGCCGTCGAGGTGTGCATGCAGGGCGGCATCCACCCCGACCTGCCGGGCAGCGCCTACTTCGACATCGCGCGCGCCGTGAAGGAACGCGTCCCCGGCATCCACGTGCACGCGTTCTCACCGATGGAGGTCGTCAACGGCGCCACGCGCACCGGCCTTTCGGTCCGCGACTGGCTCACCGCCGCCAAGGAGGCGGGCCTGGACTCCATCCCCGGCACGGCCGCCGAGATCCTCGACGACGAGGTGCGGTGGGTGCTCACCAAGGGCAAGCTGCCCGCGGCCACCTGGATCGACGTGGTGTCCACCGCGCACGAACTCGGCCTGCGCTCCTCCTCCACCATGATGTACGGGCACGTCGACCAGCCGCGGCACTGGCTCGGCCACCTGCGCACGCTCGCCCGCATGCAGCGCGCCAACGAGGAGAAGGGCGTGCCGGGCTTCACCGAGTTCGTCACGCTGCCGTTCATCCACACCAACGCGCCCGTCTACCTGGCCGGCATCGCCAGACCCGGCCCGACGCGGCGCGACAACCTGGCCGTCACCGCCATGGCCAGGCTGCTGCTGCACCCGCACATCACCAACATCCAGACCAGCTGGGTGAAGCTGGGCACCGAGGGCGCCGCCGAGATGCTGCGCTCGGGCGCCAACGACCTGGGCGGCACGCTGATGGAGGAGACCATCTCGCGGATGGCCGGCTCCGCGTACGGCTCCTACCGTTCGGTCGCCGACCTGCGGGCCATCGCGGAGGCGGCCGGCCGGCCGTCCCGGCTGCGCACCACGACGTACGGCGAGGTGGGTGCGGAACGCACCGAGCGCGCGCTCGCCGCCGACGGGCACCTGCCCAAGCTGCTGCCGGTGGTGGGCGCGGGAGCCGGGGCGTGA
- a CDS encoding CehA/McbA family metallohydrolase, with product MKRRDALRLGAAAGGTAAVTLAPVDFAAASDRGEGDEETRTVRGHLETGAPDFVHLPVRVPRGVRRISVSYRYDRPAVPAGTQGNALDIGLFDERGTDLPGAGFRGWSGGARTEFSVSAEEATPGYLAGPVNPGTWHVVLGPYTVAPQGLDYEVTITLTRGRAGRTPRPVHPPERAAGRGRAWYRGDCHLHTVYSDGRRTPADVAAAARAAGLDFIVSTEHNTSSAHGAWQGLWGDDLLVLCGEEVTTRNGHFLALGIDPGTFIDWRYRARDDAYDQFVRRIHRADGLVVPAHAHAACIGCAFKFGFTGADAVEVWNGPWTAEDELSLASWDALLRDGRGWLPAMGNSDAHREPDVVGLPQTVVLADDLSRQAVLAGIRAGRSWIAESSGVGLSFSVTDERGRHAGIGERLPAPPGRKVTVRLDASGVPDGVVRLVTDQGVLRTGALAADGSGTVTWRTTVANAAYVRAEVRHPAPESAEPALPGPMAAMTNPVFLGAV from the coding sequence ATGAAACGACGCGACGCGCTCCGACTCGGCGCGGCGGCCGGGGGGACCGCCGCCGTGACGCTGGCCCCGGTGGACTTCGCGGCGGCCTCGGACCGGGGGGAGGGCGACGAGGAGACCCGCACCGTGCGCGGCCACCTGGAGACGGGCGCGCCCGACTTCGTCCACCTGCCGGTCAGGGTGCCGCGCGGCGTGCGCAGGATCTCCGTGTCCTACCGCTACGACCGGCCGGCGGTGCCCGCGGGCACGCAGGGCAACGCGCTGGACATCGGCTTGTTCGACGAACGCGGCACCGACCTGCCGGGCGCCGGCTTCCGCGGCTGGTCGGGCGGCGCGCGCACCGAGTTCTCCGTGTCCGCCGAGGAGGCGACGCCCGGCTACCTCGCGGGACCGGTCAACCCCGGCACCTGGCACGTGGTGCTCGGCCCCTACACCGTCGCGCCGCAGGGCCTGGACTACGAGGTCACCATCACGCTCACGCGCGGCAGGGCGGGGCGCACCCCGCGCCCCGTCCACCCGCCCGAGCGCGCGGCGGGCCGGGGCCGCGCCTGGTACCGCGGCGACTGCCACCTGCACACCGTGTACTCCGACGGCCGCCGCACGCCGGCCGACGTGGCCGCCGCGGCCCGCGCCGCCGGTCTCGACTTCATCGTGTCAACCGAGCACAACACCTCGTCCGCGCACGGCGCGTGGCAGGGCCTGTGGGGCGATGACCTGCTGGTGCTGTGCGGCGAGGAGGTCACCACGCGCAACGGCCACTTCCTCGCCCTCGGCATCGACCCGGGGACGTTCATCGACTGGCGCTACCGCGCCCGCGACGACGCCTACGACCAGTTCGTCCGGCGCATCCACCGCGCCGACGGCCTCGTGGTGCCCGCGCACGCGCACGCGGCGTGCATCGGCTGCGCCTTCAAGTTCGGGTTCACCGGCGCCGACGCCGTCGAGGTGTGGAACGGGCCCTGGACCGCGGAGGACGAGCTGTCCCTGGCCAGTTGGGACGCGCTGCTGCGCGACGGCCGCGGCTGGCTGCCCGCGATGGGCAACAGCGACGCGCACCGCGAGCCCGACGTCGTCGGCCTGCCGCAGACCGTCGTCCTGGCCGACGACCTGTCACGGCAGGCCGTGCTCGCGGGCATCCGCGCGGGCCGCTCGTGGATCGCGGAGTCCTCGGGCGTCGGCCTGTCGTTCTCCGTCACCGACGAACGCGGCCGGCACGCCGGGATCGGTGAACGGCTGCCCGCCCCGCCCGGACGGAAGGTGACGGTCCGGCTCGACGCCTCCGGCGTCCCCGACGGCGTGGTGCGGCTGGTCACCGACCAGGGCGTGCTGCGCACCGGCGCCCTGGCGGCCGACGGCAGCGGCACGGTCACGTGGCGGACCACGGTCGCGAACGCCGCGTACGTACGCGCCGAAGTCCGGCATCCCGCACCGGAGTCGGCCGAACCGGCGCTACCCGGACCGATGGCCGCGATGACGAACCCGGTCTTTCTCGGGGCCGTGTGA